The following proteins come from a genomic window of Kwoniella bestiolae CBS 10118 chromosome 3, complete sequence:
- a CDS encoding phosphoribosylformimino-5-aminoimidazole carboxamide ribotide isomerase, with protein sequence MASSSSVPSQGNKRRHSQFRPCIDLHQGVVKQIVGGTLDLTSEGEDNGPKENFVATHPPSYFANLYKTNNLTGGHIIKLGPNNDSAAKEALGSWEKGMQVGGGINEENAREWLDLGAEKIIVTSYLFPSGKFDEGRLKSLAEKVGKEKLVVDISCRKRENGWIVAMNGWKTLTDMYVTQESIRLIEQYCSELLIHAADVEGLCQGIDEELVTKLGEWVSIPTTYAGGAKDISDLQLVDTLSKGKVDLTFGSSLDIFGGTGVKFDELVEIDKKAKELSQ encoded by the exons ATggcctcctcttcgtccgtcCCCTCACAAGGAAACAAACGACGACACTCCCAATTCCGACCATGTATCGACCTGCATCAGGGGGTGGTCAAGCAGATCGTAGGAGGTACATTGGATTTGACTTCAGAGGGGGAAGATAATGGTCCGAAAGAGAATTTCGTAGCTAC CCACCCTCCATCATACTTCGCAAACCTGTACAAAACCAACAACCTAACAGGAGGACACATCATAAAGCTCGGCCCGAACAATGACTCCGCCGCTAAAGAGGCGCTGGGAAGTTGGGAAAAAGGGATGCAAGTGGGTGGAGGGATTAATGAGGAGAATGCTCGGGAATGGTTAGATCTGGGTgcggagaag ATCATCGTTACTAGTTATCTGTTCCCCTCTGGAAAATTCGAtgaagggaggttgaagagtTTGGCTGAGAAGGTGGGGAAAGAGAAGTTGGTGGTTGATATAAG TTGTCGGAAGAGGGAGAACGGCTGGATAGTAGCTATGAACGGATGGAAGACTTTGACTGATATGTACGTTACGCAAG AATCGATACGGTTGATCGAACAGTACTGCTCCGAGCTTCTCATTCACGCAGCGGACGTCGAGGGATTATGTCAAGGTATAGATGAGGAGCTGGTTACCA AACTTGGCGAATGGGTGAGTATACCCACGACTTATGCTGGAGGAgccaaag ACATATCGGATCTTCAACTGGTAGATACCTTATCCAAAGGTAAAGTAGATCTTACATTCGGCTCGTCATTGGACATATTCGGTGGTACGGGAGTAAAGtttgatgagttggtagaGATCGATAAGAAGGCAAAGGAACTATCACAGTGA
- a CDS encoding eukaryotic translation initiation factor 3 subunit D codes for MTLSFTLPQIQGNADGSWGPSTSTLPAQFKDIPYAPFSKSDKVTRIADWHDLPADATAGRQRQGQARRQGREAYGAAEGTVFGFVHDEDEKSFSLVDSGARANTRVKAPIRAGGRAIRGAALTRGTRGRGAGRGGFGGRGRGGARGGYGDWNKPQRTRDSSVTISPDWQVLEEVDFTRLAKLNLSVSDPEDIASYGTVQGYDRAFDRINTRNEKPLEILDRVRYNTSTSDDPVIAQLAEKKAARIFATDSILSVLMTAPRSVNSWDIIFERKGDELFLDKRESGPFDYITVNENASDPPVDSDDQSNINSAGSLSLEATYINQNFSSQVIQASSKAVTPKPNPFYSADVETEPLASTLYKYRKFDLSIEEDETFDLIVRTEADAYLGKKDTLITVKALNEFDPRAQGGSGKPLDWRKNLDTQKGAIVANEMKNNSAKLARWAVQSILVGAEYMKMGYITRANSKDAQRHTIVGVQSFKPTDFARQMNVSLTNGWGIVRTIADLLLKQPEGKYVLVKDPNSPQIKLYKVPDDAFDAGLEEETIGESQIDEE; via the exons ATGACACTCAGCTTCACCCTCCCTCAAATCCAAGGCAACGCAGATGGATCATGGGGTCCAAGCACCAGCACCCTCCCAGCTCAGTTCAAGGA CATCCCATACGCTCCATTCTCCAAGTCAGACAAAGTGACCCGAATCGCAGACTGGCATGACCTCCCAGCCGACGCCACAGCCGGCCGACAACGACAAGGCCAAGCTCGAAGACAAGGTAGAGAAGCGTACGGAGCTGCCGAAGGGACAGTATTCGGTTTCGTccatgacgaagatgagaagtCGTTCTCTCTCGTAGACAGTGGAGCTAGAGCCAACACTAGAGTGAAGGCCCCTATCAGAGCTGGTGGAAGGGCTATCAGAGGTGCCGCTTTGACTAGAGGAACAAGGGGACGAGGTgcaggaagaggtggatttggcggAAGGGGTAGAGGTGGTGCTAGAGGTGGTTATGGTGATTggaacaag CCTCAACGAACTAGAGATTCATCAGTCACCATCAGCCCAGATTGGCAAGTTCTTGAGGAAGTCGATTTCACCAGACTTGCCAAGTTGAACCTTAGTGTATCCGATCCTGAGGATAT TGCAAGCTACGGTACTGTGCAAGGGTACGACCGAGCCTTTGACCGAATCAACACGCGAAATGAGAAACCTCTCGAAATCCTCGATCGAGTCCGATACAACACCTCGACATCTGACGATCCCGTCATTGCTCAATTGGCCGAGAAGAAGGCCGCCAGAATCTTCGCCACCGACTCTATCTTATCTGTCTTGATGACTGCCCCCAGATCAGTCAACTCATGGGATATAATCTTTGAGAGAAAGGGCGACGAGTTGTTCCTCGATAAGAGGGAATCAGGTCCATTCGACTACATAACAGTCAACGAGAACGCTTCGGACCCTCCCGTCGACTCGGACGATCAATCCAATATCAACTCTGCCggctccctctccctcgaaGCAACATATATCAACCAGAATTTCTCCTCGCAAGTCATCCAGGCATCCAGTAAAGCCGTTactcccaaacccaaccccTTCTATTCCGCCGATGTCGAGACTGAACCCCTCGCCTCTACATTGTACAAGTACCGTAAATTCGATTTGTccattgaagaggatgagaccTTTGATCTGATCGTACGAACCGAGGCGGACGCGTACTTGGGTAAAAAGGATACGTTGATCACTGTCAAGGCATTGAACGAGTTTGATCCTAGAGCTCAGGGCGGTTCAGGCAAACCGTTGGACTGGAGGAAGAACCTGGATACTCAGAAGGGTGCTATCGTCGCTaatgagatgaagaacaATTCGGCCAAATTGGCTAGATGGGCTGTACAGTCTATCTTGGTCGGTGCCGAGTACatgaagatggg TTACATCACCCGAGCCAACTCGAAAGACGCCCAAAGACACACCATCGTCGGTGTCCAATCGTTCAAACCCACCGACTTTGCCAGACAAATGAACGTCTCCCTCACCAACGGGTGGGGTATCGTACGAACCATTGCTGATTTGTTGCTCAAGCAACCCGAGGGTAAATACGTGCTTGTCAAGGATCCCAACTCT CCCCAAATCAAATTGTACAAAGTACCTGATGATGCCTTTGATGCTggtttggaggaagagactATTGGGGAATCTcagattgatgaggagtag